In Stigmatopora nigra isolate UIUO_SnigA chromosome 11, RoL_Snig_1.1, whole genome shotgun sequence, the following proteins share a genomic window:
- the ikzf2 gene encoding zinc finger protein Helios isoform X1: MEEPNDYCASNGKCSPVREKSRIPTPNGQTEPYHSPSELHDKQIKQEDTSEETDNRSLVCELQTGEEGTAVEESMAGSPSHAQDEISGQTMALDSATRQPSGDRPFQCNQCGVSFTQKGNLLRHIKLHTGEKPFKCPFCNYACRRRDALTGHLRTHAVGKPHKCNCCGRSYKQRSSLEEHKERCHSYLQSIGLDPTPKTAPFAGSELPKEPRPMTTFERPLVIERLHSNVGKRKSTTPQKFVGEKLGRYSYPDIGYEMGLKFEKQAEMLSAQMMDQAMNNAITYLGSDTMRPILQHTGLPLSITDVMPMVNPLYHHVLPLDQRVERTGNSDSLTPQPRLPSDFPSHAVSNGPASLTRHGRPTQSVHEDTPSNSGGESPESAGSSPPERHANPGNNLPSSLRSRSSPAIYSSEHMADVSSRNGSGTLTGVPRESTERPANLEGLRVFGREGRELRAFQCDHCQVLFLDHVMYTIHMGCHGYRDPLKCNICGHRSKDRYEFSSHIVRGEHTFH; this comes from the exons AACTGCATGATAAACAGATAAAGCAAGAAGATACAAGTGAGGAAACTGACAACAGAAGCTTGGTGTGTGAGCTTCAAACAGGAGAAGAAGGCACGGCTGTGGAGGAATCTATGGCTGGAAGCCCAAGTCATGCACAAGATGAAATATCTGGACAAACCATGGCACTGGATTCAGCCACTCGACAACCAAGcg GTGACCGTCCATTTCAGTGCAACCAGTGTGGTGTCTCGTTCACTCAGAAGGGAAATCTGCTGCGGCACATCAAGTTGCACACCGGGGAAAAACCCTTCAAATGCCCGTTCTGCAACTACGCCTGTCGCCGCCGCGACGCTCTTACGGGTCATTTGCGCACACATGCTG TGGGCAAACCACACAAGTGCAACTGCTGTGGGCGGAGCTACAAACAACGCAGTTCCCTTGAGGAGCACAAAGAACGCTGCCATAGTTACCTACAGAGCATTGGTCTTGATCCGACACCCAAAACGGCTCCTTTTGCaggta GTGAGCTTCCTAAAGAGCCTAGGCCTATGACTACATTTGAGCGGCCGCTCGTCATTGAAAGACTGCACAGTAATGTTGGGAAAAGGAAGAGCACCACACCCCAGAAATTTGTGG GTGAAAAGTTGGGGCGTTACAGCTACCCGGATATAGGATATGAGATGGGCCTCAAGTTTGAGAAACAGGCTGAAATGTTATCAGCTCAAATGATGGACCAGGCTATGAACAATGCCATCACATACTTGGGATCAGACACAATGAGGCCCATTCTACAGCACACTGGGCTCCCCCTCTCTATAACAGATGTTATGCCCATGGTCAACCCACTCTACCATCATGTTCTACCTCTTGACCAGAGAGTGGAGCGTACAGGAAATTCTGACTCGCTCACACCTCAGCCCCGATTACCCTCTGATTTTCCAAGCCACGCCGTCTCCAACGGTCCCGCTTCTTTGACTCGGCACGGTAGGCCAACCCAGTCGGTTCATGAAGATACGCCGAGCAACAGTGGCGGAGAGTCGCCCGAGTCGGCTGGCAGCAGCCCTCCGGAACGGCATGCTAACCCTGGTAATAATCTACCATCCAGTCTCAGGTCACGCTCAAGCCCTGCAATTTATTCGAGTGAGCACATGGCTGATGTGTCATCTAGAAATGGGTCTGGAACATTGACCGGTGTACCTCGCGAATCCACAGAGAGGCCCGCAAATCTGGAAGGGCTACGGGTTTTTGGACGAGAAGGCCGCGAGTTGCGAGCCTTCCAGTGTGACCATTGCCAAGTGCTCTTTCTCGACCACGTCATGTATACTATACATATGGGTTGCCATGGATACAGGGATCCACTGAAATGCAACATTTGTGGCCACCGCAGCAAAGACCGTTACGAGTTCTCCTCACATATTGTCCGTGGTGAGCATACATTCCATTAA
- the ikzf2 gene encoding zinc finger protein Helios isoform X2 → MEEPNDYCASNGKCSPVREKSRIPTPNGQTEPYHSPSELHDKQIKQEDTSEETDNRSLVCELQTGEEGTAVEESMAGSPSHAQDEISGQTMALDSATRQPSGDRPFQCNQCGVSFTQKGNLLRHIKLHTGEKPFKCPFCNYACRRRDALTGHLRTHAVGKPHKCNCCGRSYKQRSSLEEHKERCHSYLQSIGLDPTPKTAPFAGELPKEPRPMTTFERPLVIERLHSNVGKRKSTTPQKFVGEKLGRYSYPDIGYEMGLKFEKQAEMLSAQMMDQAMNNAITYLGSDTMRPILQHTGLPLSITDVMPMVNPLYHHVLPLDQRVERTGNSDSLTPQPRLPSDFPSHAVSNGPASLTRHGRPTQSVHEDTPSNSGGESPESAGSSPPERHANPGNNLPSSLRSRSSPAIYSSEHMADVSSRNGSGTLTGVPRESTERPANLEGLRVFGREGRELRAFQCDHCQVLFLDHVMYTIHMGCHGYRDPLKCNICGHRSKDRYEFSSHIVRGEHTFH, encoded by the exons AACTGCATGATAAACAGATAAAGCAAGAAGATACAAGTGAGGAAACTGACAACAGAAGCTTGGTGTGTGAGCTTCAAACAGGAGAAGAAGGCACGGCTGTGGAGGAATCTATGGCTGGAAGCCCAAGTCATGCACAAGATGAAATATCTGGACAAACCATGGCACTGGATTCAGCCACTCGACAACCAAGcg GTGACCGTCCATTTCAGTGCAACCAGTGTGGTGTCTCGTTCACTCAGAAGGGAAATCTGCTGCGGCACATCAAGTTGCACACCGGGGAAAAACCCTTCAAATGCCCGTTCTGCAACTACGCCTGTCGCCGCCGCGACGCTCTTACGGGTCATTTGCGCACACATGCTG TGGGCAAACCACACAAGTGCAACTGCTGTGGGCGGAGCTACAAACAACGCAGTTCCCTTGAGGAGCACAAAGAACGCTGCCATAGTTACCTACAGAGCATTGGTCTTGATCCGACACCCAAAACGGCTCCTTTTGCag GTGAGCTTCCTAAAGAGCCTAGGCCTATGACTACATTTGAGCGGCCGCTCGTCATTGAAAGACTGCACAGTAATGTTGGGAAAAGGAAGAGCACCACACCCCAGAAATTTGTGG GTGAAAAGTTGGGGCGTTACAGCTACCCGGATATAGGATATGAGATGGGCCTCAAGTTTGAGAAACAGGCTGAAATGTTATCAGCTCAAATGATGGACCAGGCTATGAACAATGCCATCACATACTTGGGATCAGACACAATGAGGCCCATTCTACAGCACACTGGGCTCCCCCTCTCTATAACAGATGTTATGCCCATGGTCAACCCACTCTACCATCATGTTCTACCTCTTGACCAGAGAGTGGAGCGTACAGGAAATTCTGACTCGCTCACACCTCAGCCCCGATTACCCTCTGATTTTCCAAGCCACGCCGTCTCCAACGGTCCCGCTTCTTTGACTCGGCACGGTAGGCCAACCCAGTCGGTTCATGAAGATACGCCGAGCAACAGTGGCGGAGAGTCGCCCGAGTCGGCTGGCAGCAGCCCTCCGGAACGGCATGCTAACCCTGGTAATAATCTACCATCCAGTCTCAGGTCACGCTCAAGCCCTGCAATTTATTCGAGTGAGCACATGGCTGATGTGTCATCTAGAAATGGGTCTGGAACATTGACCGGTGTACCTCGCGAATCCACAGAGAGGCCCGCAAATCTGGAAGGGCTACGGGTTTTTGGACGAGAAGGCCGCGAGTTGCGAGCCTTCCAGTGTGACCATTGCCAAGTGCTCTTTCTCGACCACGTCATGTATACTATACATATGGGTTGCCATGGATACAGGGATCCACTGAAATGCAACATTTGTGGCCACCGCAGCAAAGACCGTTACGAGTTCTCCTCACATATTGTCCGTGGTGAGCATACATTCCATTAA
- the ikzf2 gene encoding zinc finger protein Helios isoform X3: MAGSPSHAQDEISGQTMALDSATRQPSGDRPFQCNQCGVSFTQKGNLLRHIKLHTGEKPFKCPFCNYACRRRDALTGHLRTHAVGKPHKCNCCGRSYKQRSSLEEHKERCHSYLQSIGLDPTPKTAPFAGSELPKEPRPMTTFERPLVIERLHSNVGKRKSTTPQKFVGEKLGRYSYPDIGYEMGLKFEKQAEMLSAQMMDQAMNNAITYLGSDTMRPILQHTGLPLSITDVMPMVNPLYHHVLPLDQRVERTGNSDSLTPQPRLPSDFPSHAVSNGPASLTRHGRPTQSVHEDTPSNSGGESPESAGSSPPERHANPGNNLPSSLRSRSSPAIYSSEHMADVSSRNGSGTLTGVPRESTERPANLEGLRVFGREGRELRAFQCDHCQVLFLDHVMYTIHMGCHGYRDPLKCNICGHRSKDRYEFSSHIVRGEHTFH, from the exons ATGGCTGGAAGCCCAAGTCATGCACAAGATGAAATATCTGGACAAACCATGGCACTGGATTCAGCCACTCGACAACCAAGcg GTGACCGTCCATTTCAGTGCAACCAGTGTGGTGTCTCGTTCACTCAGAAGGGAAATCTGCTGCGGCACATCAAGTTGCACACCGGGGAAAAACCCTTCAAATGCCCGTTCTGCAACTACGCCTGTCGCCGCCGCGACGCTCTTACGGGTCATTTGCGCACACATGCTG TGGGCAAACCACACAAGTGCAACTGCTGTGGGCGGAGCTACAAACAACGCAGTTCCCTTGAGGAGCACAAAGAACGCTGCCATAGTTACCTACAGAGCATTGGTCTTGATCCGACACCCAAAACGGCTCCTTTTGCaggta GTGAGCTTCCTAAAGAGCCTAGGCCTATGACTACATTTGAGCGGCCGCTCGTCATTGAAAGACTGCACAGTAATGTTGGGAAAAGGAAGAGCACCACACCCCAGAAATTTGTGG GTGAAAAGTTGGGGCGTTACAGCTACCCGGATATAGGATATGAGATGGGCCTCAAGTTTGAGAAACAGGCTGAAATGTTATCAGCTCAAATGATGGACCAGGCTATGAACAATGCCATCACATACTTGGGATCAGACACAATGAGGCCCATTCTACAGCACACTGGGCTCCCCCTCTCTATAACAGATGTTATGCCCATGGTCAACCCACTCTACCATCATGTTCTACCTCTTGACCAGAGAGTGGAGCGTACAGGAAATTCTGACTCGCTCACACCTCAGCCCCGATTACCCTCTGATTTTCCAAGCCACGCCGTCTCCAACGGTCCCGCTTCTTTGACTCGGCACGGTAGGCCAACCCAGTCGGTTCATGAAGATACGCCGAGCAACAGTGGCGGAGAGTCGCCCGAGTCGGCTGGCAGCAGCCCTCCGGAACGGCATGCTAACCCTGGTAATAATCTACCATCCAGTCTCAGGTCACGCTCAAGCCCTGCAATTTATTCGAGTGAGCACATGGCTGATGTGTCATCTAGAAATGGGTCTGGAACATTGACCGGTGTACCTCGCGAATCCACAGAGAGGCCCGCAAATCTGGAAGGGCTACGGGTTTTTGGACGAGAAGGCCGCGAGTTGCGAGCCTTCCAGTGTGACCATTGCCAAGTGCTCTTTCTCGACCACGTCATGTATACTATACATATGGGTTGCCATGGATACAGGGATCCACTGAAATGCAACATTTGTGGCCACCGCAGCAAAGACCGTTACGAGTTCTCCTCACATATTGTCCGTGGTGAGCATACATTCCATTAA